From the genome of Bradyrhizobium elkanii USDA 76, one region includes:
- a CDS encoding aa3-type cytochrome c oxidase subunit IV has product MADHSEVAYTTADGNDYVAHEQTYEGFIMLVKWGTISVAIILALMAYFLV; this is encoded by the coding sequence ATGGCAGACCATAGCGAAGTGGCCTACACGACCGCCGACGGCAACGATTACGTGGCGCATGAGCAGACCTATGAAGGGTTTATCATGCTGGTCAAATGGGGCACCATCAGCGTCGCCATTATTCTCGCCCTGATGGCCTATTTCCTGGTCTGA
- a CDS encoding M3 family oligoendopeptidase: MTSRSKTASNKSALGKPALRKEAALRKTAAQRKSSASGPAAKKAASKTGKLPEWNLADLYSGIDAPEVARDLQKMDADCVAFETDYKGKLAENTAKEGGGKWLAEAIRRYEAIDDLAGRLGSYAGLVHAGDSVDPAISKFYGDISERLTAASVHLLFFSLELNRVDDDVIERAMAEPELGHYRPWIEDLRKDKPYQLEDRVEQLFHEKAQSGYAAWNRLFDQTISGLRFKVGGKELAIEPTLNLLQDKAGDKRKAAAQALAKTFKDNERSFALITNTLAKDKEISDRWRGFQDVADSRHLNNRVEREVVDALVASVRAAYPKLSHRYYALKAGWFKKKKLPHWDRNAPLPFAATGTIAWPEARNMVLSAYSGFSPKMAEIAERFFDDRWIDAPVRPGKAPGAFSHPTTPSAHPYVLMNYQGKPRDVMTLAHELGHGVHQVLAAKNGALMAPTPLTLAETASVFGEMLTFKRLLSQTRNAKQRQALLAGKVEDMINTVVRQIAFYSFERAVHTERKNGELTAERIGQIWLSVQGESLGPAIEIKPGYETFWMYIPHFIHSPFYVYAYAFGDCLVNSLYAVYEHASEGFAERYLDMLAAGGTKHYSELLRPFGLDAKDPKFWDGGLSVIAGMIDELEAMG; this comes from the coding sequence ATGACCTCGCGCTCCAAAACTGCATCCAACAAGTCTGCCCTCGGCAAGCCCGCTCTCCGCAAGGAAGCCGCGCTGCGCAAGACGGCGGCCCAACGCAAATCGTCTGCAAGCGGCCCGGCGGCGAAAAAGGCAGCCAGCAAGACCGGCAAGCTTCCGGAATGGAATCTGGCAGATCTCTACTCCGGTATCGATGCGCCGGAGGTCGCACGCGACTTGCAGAAAATGGACGCAGATTGCGTCGCGTTTGAGACCGACTACAAGGGCAAGCTTGCCGAAAATACCGCCAAAGAGGGTGGCGGAAAGTGGCTGGCCGAGGCGATCCGGCGCTATGAGGCGATCGACGATCTGGCTGGCCGTCTCGGCTCTTACGCCGGCCTCGTCCATGCCGGCGACAGCGTCGATCCCGCGATCTCGAAATTCTACGGCGATATTTCCGAGCGGCTGACCGCCGCGTCGGTGCATCTGTTGTTCTTCTCGCTCGAGCTCAATCGGGTCGACGATGACGTGATCGAGCGCGCGATGGCCGAACCCGAACTCGGCCATTACCGGCCGTGGATCGAGGATCTGCGCAAGGACAAGCCGTACCAGCTCGAGGATCGCGTCGAGCAGCTGTTCCACGAAAAGGCGCAAAGCGGCTACGCGGCCTGGAACCGGCTGTTCGACCAGACCATCTCCGGCCTGCGTTTCAAGGTCGGCGGCAAGGAGCTCGCGATCGAGCCGACGCTGAACCTGCTGCAGGACAAGGCGGGGGACAAGCGCAAGGCTGCCGCGCAGGCGCTTGCCAAGACCTTCAAGGACAATGAGCGCAGCTTCGCGCTGATCACCAACACGCTCGCCAAGGACAAGGAAATCTCCGACCGCTGGCGCGGCTTCCAGGATGTCGCGGACTCCCGCCATCTCAACAACCGCGTCGAGCGCGAGGTGGTCGATGCGCTGGTCGCCTCGGTGCGCGCGGCCTATCCGAAGCTGTCGCACCGCTATTACGCGCTCAAGGCCGGCTGGTTCAAAAAGAAGAAGCTGCCGCACTGGGACCGCAACGCCCCGCTGCCGTTCGCGGCGACCGGCACCATCGCCTGGCCCGAGGCGCGCAACATGGTGCTGTCGGCCTATAGCGGCTTCTCGCCCAAGATGGCCGAGATCGCGGAGCGCTTCTTCGACGATCGCTGGATCGATGCGCCGGTCCGTCCCGGCAAGGCGCCCGGCGCGTTCTCGCATCCGACCACGCCGTCGGCGCATCCCTATGTGCTGATGAACTATCAGGGCAAGCCGCGCGACGTGATGACGCTGGCGCATGAGCTTGGTCATGGCGTCCATCAGGTGCTGGCGGCGAAGAACGGCGCGCTGATGGCGCCGACGCCGCTGACGCTGGCCGAAACTGCAAGCGTGTTCGGCGAGATGCTGACCTTCAAGCGGCTATTGTCCCAGACCAGGAACGCCAAGCAGCGCCAGGCGCTGCTCGCGGGCAAGGTCGAGGACATGATCAATACCGTGGTGCGGCAGATCGCGTTCTATTCATTCGAGCGCGCGGTTCATACCGAGCGCAAGAACGGCGAACTCACCGCCGAGCGGATCGGCCAGATCTGGCTCAGCGTGCAGGGCGAGAGCCTGGGGCCGGCGATCGAGATCAAGCCGGGCTACGAGACGTTCTGGATGTACATTCCGCACTTCATCCACTCGCCGTTCTACGTCTATGCCTATGCGTTCGGCGATTGCCTCGTGAACTCGCTCTATGCGGTCTACGAGCACGCGTCCGAAGGCTTTGCCGAGCGCTATCTCGACATGCTCGCCGCCGGCGGCACCAAGCACTACTCCGAGCTGCTGCGGCCGTTCGGGCTCGATGCCAAGGACCCCAAATTCTGGGACGGCGGCCTGTCCGTCATCGCCGGCATGATCGACGAACTGGAAGCGATGGGCTGA